The following are encoded together in the Coffea arabica cultivar ET-39 chromosome 1c, Coffea Arabica ET-39 HiFi, whole genome shotgun sequence genome:
- the LOC140005050 gene encoding uncharacterized protein, producing MPEKSTSKQTSVGGSRPKVPARVYALDYQQIPDATEVVEGVAPISKTPYRMAPVELKELKLQLQDLLERGFIKESDSPWGALVLFVKKNDGSLRLYLMHRVFKPYLDQFIVVFIDDILVYSKTLEDHEKHLRIVLQILREHQLYAKFS from the exons ATGCCAGAAAAGTCAACTTCTAAGCAGACTAGTGTTGGAGGGAGTCGACCAAAGGTAcctgctagggtttatgcattggaCTACCAACAAATCCCCGATGCtactgaggtggttgaag gagtagcacctatctccAAGACGCCGTATAGGATGGCTCCAGTTGAATTGAAAGAGTTGAAATTACAGTTGCAGGATTTACTGGAGCGAGGTTTTATAAAGGAGagtgattcaccgtggggagctctggtcttatttgttaagaagaatgATGGGAGTTTAAGGCTGT atttaatgcatcgagtcTTTAAGCCTTATCTGGACCAGTTTATAGTGGTGTTCATCGATGATATACTGGTGTACTCTAAGACATTggaggatcatgagaaacatttgagaattgttttacaaattttaAGGGAACATCAGCTGTACGCTAAGTTTAGctag